One segment of Trachemys scripta elegans isolate TJP31775 chromosome 1, CAS_Tse_1.0, whole genome shotgun sequence DNA contains the following:
- the PROSER2 gene encoding proline and serine-rich protein 2, with product MPRHLMLDFSEMASEISPKCRLESFERSGSLESRSTHSRCRNFTLDDESLQYLTHEEKDVLLFFEETIDSLEDDLEEQVLHDSGIHGHSPRSTDENASSHSESEEIIDLVQSTFENSDHKCTPNREVATVSETARRTDDPKPEGNELPEKIPPPDTPPSHPSAPPLISDETVLAPCPVQHPKLHHAIPTPFILAQKMSEKQDETRTCSPASPKEGKPVEWRKAPVQNGDCFPALKHPLLPAPKSYRFPSNINITNAGGKEFNQTISKAAVNVQVRKAQVLANMNGAAFGTAEIEERWQKNELLVRSRSSSLRDLTSEQTRYDALTKLGLAKERPSLVQQYRAPNTQKIQDLQEEQGETVSNGYQNIHATLKCDPSPFLPMDKIVKIKPDTALTRDKVARQNVAKSFYDHGQPDLNLEMRKRSGSLPRPSGFRPQGITVQFSGRGSTEEARKEALRKLGLLKETI from the exons GATGATGAAAGTCTCCAATACCTAACCCATGAGGAGAAGGATGTTCTCCTGTTTTTTGAAGAAACCATTGATTCTTTAGAAGATGACTTGGAAGAACAGGTCCTACATGACAGCGGTATCCATGGTCACTCCCCAAGATCAACGGACGAAAATGCTTCCAGCCATTCAGAATCGGAAGAGATCATTGACTTGGTGCAATCAACCTTTGAGAACAGTGATCACAAGTGTACTCCAAACAGAGAAGTAGCAACAG tgtCAGAGACTGCCAGGAGAACAGATGATCCTAAGCCAGAGGGCAATGAGCTGCCTGAGAAGATTCCACCTCCTGATACTCCACCAAGCCACCCTTCAGCTCCTCCATTGATAAGCGATGAGACAGTTCTTGCTCCATGCCCCGTGCAGCACCCCAAGCTTCATCATGCCATCCCCACTCCATTTATCTTGGCTCAGAAAATGTCCGAGAAGCAAGATGAGACAAGGACATGCTCTCCCGCTTCCCCCAAGGAGGGGAAGCCTGTGGAGTGGAGAAAAGCCCCAGTGCAGAACGGAGACTGTTTCCCAGCTCTTAAGCACCCTCTGCTGCCTGCACCCAAATCCTACCGGTTTCCAAGTAATATCAACATAACCAATGCAGGTGGGAAGGAATTCAACCAAACTATCTCTAAGGCAGCAGTCAATGTGCAGGTGCGCAAGGCCCAGGTGCTGGCCAACATGAACGGAGCAGCCTTTGGGACAGCTGAAATAGAAGAGAGGTGGCAGAAGAATGAGCTCTTGGTTCGCAGCAGAAGCTCCTCCTTAAGAGATCTAACTTCTGAGCAAACACGATACGACGCTCTGACAAAACTAGGCCTGGCGAAGGAAAGGCCAAGTCTAGTCCAACAATATCGTGCCCCAAACACACAGAAGATACAGGACTTGCAGGAAGAACAGGGAGAGACTGTTTCTAATGGGTATCAAAATATCCACGCAACCTTAAAATGCGATCCCAGCCCTTTCCTTCCTATGGACAAGATCGTGAAGATCAAACCAGACACAGCTCTCACCAGGGACAAGGTTGCTCGACAGAATGTTGCCAAAAGCTTTTATGACCATGGGCAGCCCGACTTAAATCTGGAGATGAGAAAGAGGTCAGGCTCACTGCCGAGACCTTCAGGATTTCGACCCCAGGGGATAACAGTACAGTTTTCCGGCCGAGGCTCAACAGAAGAAGCCAGGAAAGAGGCTCTTCGGAAACTGGGGCTGCTGAAAGAGACTATCTGA